One window of the Streptomyces asoensis genome contains the following:
- a CDS encoding Rv1733c family protein: MAFRGPKVWLWRWRRNALKRRADTVEAWVVLGVWALTVLAGVLAGWATAGSVEQGLARERVEWRPLMGRLTEQAPGKAAVNGSAVGDQVWAKVGWTGPDGSAHNGQVRVGPGSAAGTPVTVWTDRQGRLVTKPATAAQARLRASLVGGLAGVGAAVLPFAGGRVLRGRLERRRVEQWDTDWARFDALWGRPTG; the protein is encoded by the coding sequence ATGGCGTTCCGTGGTCCGAAGGTGTGGCTGTGGCGCTGGCGGCGCAACGCGCTCAAGCGTCGCGCCGACACGGTGGAGGCCTGGGTCGTGCTCGGCGTGTGGGCGCTGACCGTCCTCGCCGGGGTGCTGGCGGGGTGGGCGACCGCGGGGTCCGTCGAACAGGGTCTGGCGCGGGAGCGCGTCGAGTGGCGGCCTCTCATGGGGCGGCTGACCGAGCAGGCCCCGGGCAAGGCCGCCGTGAACGGCTCCGCCGTCGGTGATCAGGTGTGGGCGAAGGTCGGCTGGACCGGACCGGACGGCTCCGCGCACAACGGCCAGGTCCGGGTCGGCCCCGGCAGCGCCGCGGGCACCCCCGTCACGGTCTGGACGGACCGGCAGGGCCGCCTGGTGACGAAACCGGCCACCGCCGCCCAGGCCAGACTGCGCGCCTCCCTCGTCGGCGGCCTGGCGGGAGTCGGCGCGGCCGTTCTGCCCTTCGCGGGCGGCCGTGTCCTGCGGGGCCGACTGGAACGCCGGCGCGTGGAGCAGTGGGACACCGACTGGGCCCGCTTCGACGCGCTCTGGGGCCGCCCGACGGGCTGA
- a CDS encoding DUF6214 family protein, producing the protein MSVWPAWEVREAGGVTSWFHVRLAFVDGARVELLAVVCEGRVSVEDVSAQPPLSLVDLTVLADWIEGPLFERCDEGGGLEAAGVEDAEDAEDADGVYGAEGADGVCGAEGADGVYGAEGADGAEGVREPAVAGDADEALVARRARPAWPRGIEGRWLVAQEYRAAQEKGADPVLAVMCATGHSRRRSLRLIAQARDAGYLTPRHVRR; encoded by the coding sequence GTGTCCGTGTGGCCCGCGTGGGAGGTCCGGGAAGCCGGGGGCGTCACTTCCTGGTTTCATGTGCGGCTGGCGTTCGTCGACGGTGCGCGGGTGGAGCTGCTGGCCGTCGTCTGCGAGGGGCGCGTCTCGGTCGAGGACGTCAGCGCCCAGCCGCCCCTGTCGCTCGTGGACCTGACGGTGCTCGCGGACTGGATCGAGGGGCCGCTGTTCGAGAGGTGCGACGAAGGCGGCGGCCTCGAGGCTGCGGGCGTGGAGGACGCGGAGGACGCGGAGGACGCCGACGGCGTGTACGGCGCGGAGGGTGCCGACGGCGTGTGCGGCGCGGAGGGTGCCGACGGCGTGTACGGCGCGGAGGGTGCCGACGGCGCGGAGGGCGTGCGGGAGCCGGCCGTCGCCGGGGATGCCGACGAGGCGCTCGTGGCCCGGCGGGCCCGTCCGGCCTGGCCGCGCGGCATCGAGGGGCGGTGGCTGGTGGCGCAGGAGTACCGCGCGGCCCAGGAGAAGGGGGCGGACCCCGTCCTTGCGGTCATGTGCGCGACGGGACACAGTCGCCGCAGATCGCTGAGGCTGATCGCGCAGGCGCGCGACGCGGGCTACCTGACGCCGCGTCATGTCCGGCGCTGA
- a CDS encoding nucleobase:cation symporter-2 family protein yields the protein MTTTAPVHPVDEVPPARQLAAFGLQHVLAMYAGAVAVPLIVGGAMKLSPADLAYLITADLLVCGIATLIQCVGFWRFGVRLPIMQGCTFAAVSPMVLIGTTGGGLPAIYGSVIVAGLAIMLLAPLFGRLLRFFPPLVTGTVILIIGISLLPVAGNWVAGGVGSADFGEPKNIGLAAFVLAVVLAVQRFAPAFLSRIAVLIGIVVGLGVSVPFGFTDFDGVGDADWVGISTPFHFGAPAFEASAIISMLVVALVTMTETTGDLIAVGEMTGRKVDPRSLSDGLRADGLSTVLGGVFNTFPYTAYAQNVGLVGMTRVRSRWVVATAGGILVLLGLLPKLGAVVAAVPAPVLGGAGLVMFGTVAASGLRTLAEVDFKGNHNLTVVAVSVAMGVLPVGVPTIYEQFPDWFRTVMNSGISAGCLTAIVLNLLFNHLPSKAGPAPETVALPTGGGEEPVGDVPEKSREEVV from the coding sequence ATGACCACGACCGCGCCCGTTCATCCCGTCGACGAGGTGCCACCCGCACGGCAGTTGGCCGCCTTCGGCCTCCAGCACGTGCTCGCGATGTACGCGGGCGCGGTGGCCGTGCCCCTGATCGTGGGCGGTGCGATGAAACTGTCGCCCGCCGACCTGGCGTATCTGATCACCGCCGACCTACTGGTGTGCGGCATCGCCACGCTGATCCAGTGTGTCGGCTTCTGGCGGTTCGGCGTACGGCTGCCGATCATGCAGGGCTGTACCTTCGCGGCGGTGTCGCCCATGGTGCTGATCGGGACGACGGGCGGTGGACTGCCCGCGATCTACGGGTCGGTGATCGTGGCGGGGCTCGCGATCATGCTGCTGGCGCCCCTGTTCGGCAGGCTGCTGCGCTTCTTCCCGCCGCTGGTCACCGGCACCGTCATCCTGATCATCGGCATCTCGCTGCTGCCGGTCGCGGGCAACTGGGTGGCGGGCGGCGTCGGTTCGGCGGACTTCGGGGAGCCGAAGAACATCGGACTCGCCGCGTTCGTCCTCGCCGTGGTACTCGCCGTGCAGCGGTTCGCGCCGGCGTTCCTGAGCCGGATCGCTGTGCTGATCGGCATCGTGGTGGGGCTCGGGGTCTCGGTTCCGTTCGGGTTCACCGACTTCGACGGCGTCGGGGACGCCGACTGGGTCGGGATCAGTACGCCGTTCCACTTCGGCGCGCCCGCCTTCGAGGCGTCGGCGATCATCTCGATGCTGGTCGTGGCGCTGGTCACGATGACCGAGACGACCGGTGACCTCATCGCGGTCGGCGAGATGACCGGCCGCAAGGTCGATCCGCGCAGCCTCTCCGACGGGCTGCGCGCCGACGGTCTGTCGACCGTCCTCGGCGGCGTCTTCAACACCTTCCCCTACACCGCGTACGCGCAGAACGTCGGCCTGGTGGGCATGACCCGGGTGCGCAGCCGCTGGGTCGTCGCCACCGCGGGCGGCATCCTCGTGCTGCTGGGTCTGCTGCCCAAGCTGGGCGCGGTGGTGGCCGCGGTTCCGGCGCCGGTCCTCGGCGGGGCGGGCCTGGTGATGTTCGGGACGGTCGCCGCGAGCGGTCTGCGGACGCTGGCCGAGGTCGACTTCAAGGGGAACCACAACCTGACGGTGGTCGCCGTATCGGTCGCGATGGGCGTGCTGCCGGTCGGCGTACCGACCATCTACGAGCAGTTCCCCGACTGGTTCCGGACGGTGATGAACAGCGGTATCAGCGCGGGCTGCCTGACGGCGATCGTCCTGAACCTGCTCTTCAACCACCTGCCCTCGAAGGCCGGCCCGGCACCGGAGACGGTCGCCCTGCCGACCGGCGGCGGCGAGGAGCCCGTCGGGGACGTGCCGGAGAAGTCCAGGGAAGAGGTCGTCTAG
- a CDS encoding DUF305 domain-containing protein, whose translation MLVRRAPLVSASLLLALALAGCDSAPDTKSGAASGPSVIAPGKPGETNRTLSAQDAAEQRADDDTPNSADVAYARMMIQHHTQALEMTELAPKQAESKAVKGLATRIGAAQEPEIEAMKGWLTTYGEDETGGEHEHAAMPGMATEAQLTELRAARGKAFDALFLTLMITHHGGALTMAADVKAQGNNVRIEEMADDVIAQQTSEITRMRGMQ comes from the coding sequence GTGCTCGTCCGCCGCGCGCCCCTCGTCTCAGCCTCACTGCTGCTCGCCCTCGCCCTCGCGGGGTGCGACTCCGCGCCGGACACCAAGTCGGGCGCGGCGAGCGGCCCTTCGGTGATCGCGCCGGGCAAGCCGGGTGAGACGAACCGGACCCTCTCCGCCCAGGACGCGGCCGAGCAACGCGCCGACGACGACACACCCAACTCCGCCGACGTGGCGTACGCGCGGATGATGATCCAGCACCACACCCAGGCCCTGGAGATGACCGAACTCGCCCCGAAGCAGGCCGAGTCGAAGGCCGTCAAGGGCCTCGCGACGCGGATCGGCGCCGCGCAGGAGCCGGAGATCGAAGCCATGAAGGGCTGGCTCACGACCTACGGCGAGGACGAGACGGGCGGCGAGCACGAGCACGCGGCGATGCCCGGGATGGCCACCGAGGCACAGCTGACCGAGCTGCGCGCGGCCCGCGGCAAGGCGTTCGACGCGCTCTTCCTCACCCTGATGATCACCCACCACGGGGGCGCCCTCACCATGGCCGCGGACGTCAAGGCACAGGGCAACAACGTGCGGATCGAGGAGATGGCGGACGATGTGATCGCACAGCAGACGAGTGAGATCACGCGGATGCGCGGGATGCAGTAG
- a CDS encoding acyl-CoA dehydrogenase family protein: MAQILTQPQAQPAPPVSSYGTHDVTNQPPPLAPYDASDDVALLEGLRREGAGWAEPDVRRIGLLAGGVEAQEWGELANRHEPALRTHDRYGHRVDEVDFHPSWHELMRVAVAEGLAGAPWADDRPGAHVARTAGGLAWGHTDAGHGCPTSMTYAAVPALRRQPELAAVYEPLLTGRVYDPGLRVPTQKRGLLAGMGMTEKQGGSDVRTNTTAALPTAEPGVYTLRGHKWFTSAPMCDVFLVLAQAPDGLSCFLVPRVLPDGTRNTFRVQRLKDKLGNRSNASSEPEFDGTVAWLVGPEGQGVKTIIEMVNCTRLDCVMMSATLMRKTLVEAGHHVRHRSAFGARLLDQPLMRNVLADLALESEAATTLTLRLAGAADRAVRGDDEQGPERAFRRIATAVGKYWVTKRGPAFTAEALECLGGNGYVEDSGMPRHYREAPLLSIWEGSGNVNALDVLRALTREPATADALFGELALARGADARLDAAVSRLRTRLGEATPTGARRLVEQMALTLQASLLVRHAPPAVADAFCATRLGGDWGYAFGTLPDGADLDGILERSLPDTK, translated from the coding sequence ATGGCCCAGATACTCACCCAGCCGCAGGCTCAGCCTGCGCCGCCCGTCTCGTCGTACGGCACGCACGACGTCACCAATCAGCCGCCGCCCCTGGCCCCCTACGACGCCTCCGACGACGTGGCCCTGCTGGAGGGGCTGCGGCGGGAGGGCGCCGGATGGGCGGAGCCGGACGTCCGCCGGATCGGTCTGCTGGCGGGCGGCGTCGAGGCGCAGGAGTGGGGCGAGCTGGCCAACCGGCACGAGCCCGCCCTGCGCACGCACGACCGGTACGGACACCGCGTCGACGAGGTCGACTTCCATCCCAGCTGGCACGAGCTGATGAGGGTCGCGGTCGCGGAGGGGCTGGCCGGCGCGCCCTGGGCGGACGACCGGCCGGGCGCCCATGTGGCGCGCACGGCGGGCGGTCTCGCCTGGGGGCACACGGACGCCGGGCACGGCTGCCCCACGTCCATGACCTACGCGGCCGTCCCCGCGCTGCGCCGCCAGCCGGAGCTCGCCGCCGTCTACGAGCCGCTGCTGACCGGCCGGGTGTACGACCCGGGGCTGCGGGTGCCGACGCAGAAGCGCGGGCTGCTCGCAGGCATGGGGATGACCGAGAAGCAGGGCGGCTCCGACGTCCGGACGAACACGACGGCGGCTCTGCCCACGGCGGAGCCCGGTGTGTACACCCTGCGCGGGCACAAGTGGTTCACGTCGGCGCCGATGTGCGATGTCTTCCTGGTGCTGGCGCAGGCGCCGGACGGGCTCTCGTGTTTCCTGGTGCCGCGTGTGCTGCCCGACGGCACCCGCAACACGTTCCGCGTCCAGCGGCTGAAGGACAAGCTGGGCAACCGCTCCAACGCGTCGTCCGAGCCCGAGTTCGACGGGACCGTGGCCTGGCTGGTCGGGCCCGAGGGACAGGGCGTGAAGACCATCATCGAGATGGTCAACTGCACCCGCCTGGACTGCGTGATGATGTCGGCGACGCTGATGCGCAAGACGCTCGTCGAGGCGGGGCATCATGTGCGGCACCGCAGCGCGTTCGGGGCGCGGCTGCTGGACCAGCCGCTGATGCGCAACGTGCTGGCCGACCTGGCACTGGAGTCGGAGGCCGCCACCACGCTCACCCTGCGGCTGGCAGGGGCGGCCGACCGGGCGGTGCGCGGAGACGACGAGCAGGGGCCCGAGCGGGCCTTCCGGCGGATCGCCACCGCCGTCGGCAAGTACTGGGTGACCAAACGGGGGCCGGCGTTCACCGCGGAGGCCCTGGAGTGCCTCGGCGGCAACGGCTATGTGGAGGACTCCGGGATGCCCCGCCACTACCGCGAGGCGCCCCTGCTGTCCATCTGGGAGGGCTCGGGCAACGTCAACGCCCTCGACGTACTGCGGGCGTTGACCCGCGAACCGGCGACGGCGGACGCCCTGTTCGGCGAACTCGCCCTGGCGCGGGGGGCCGACGCCCGCCTCGACGCCGCCGTCTCGCGGCTGCGGACCCGGCTGGGCGAGGCGACGCCGACCGGCGCCCGCCGTCTGGTGGAGCAGATGGCCCTCACCCTCCAGGCCTCGCTCCTGGTCCGGCACGCCCCGCCCGCCGTCGCCGACGCGTTCTGCGCCACCCGGCTGGGCGGCGACTGGGGGTACGCCTTCGGCACGCTCCCGGACGGCGCCGATCTGGACGGGATCCTGGAACGGAGCCTTCCCGACACGAAATGA
- a CDS encoding LVIVD repeat-containing protein — translation MTLLNDLRTRRRRLGVAAACTGLLAALLTAVPAAATPDPGDGPAVQQEVSEGARAEATAAIADGEIPGQDEIVHSDNIEHLTNIPKDALPGTNSDLAFQGKYAFSGNYDGFRVFDISNPKSPKTIAQVLCPGSQNDISVSGDLLFLSTDSSRSDSSCNSTTQPVTEKSSWEGMKVFDISDKANPKYVAAVETACGSHTHTLVPERKNVYIYVSSYSPNAAYPDCQPPHDGISVIKVPRKTPEKAAIVSFPVLFPGEGPDGGGNPGSPTNPGVSKTTGCHDITVLPSKDLAAGACMGDGILFSIKDPEHPKVIDQVQDNVNFAFWHSATFNQKANKVVFTDELGGGGAATCNAAIGPDKGADGIYDIVGKGDRRKLVFRSYYKIPRHQADTENCVAHNGSLIPVKGKDIMVQAWYQGGVSVWDFTDSSKPKEIAYFERGPLDTQVLRGGGSWSAYYYNGYIYSNDIAKGFDVLKLSDRRTDPAKRVRVHELNVQTQPDYFD, via the coding sequence GTGACCCTGTTGAACGACCTTCGAACGCGACGCAGACGGCTGGGGGTGGCCGCCGCGTGTACCGGACTGCTGGCCGCACTCCTGACGGCCGTCCCGGCGGCCGCGACCCCCGACCCGGGGGACGGGCCCGCCGTGCAGCAGGAGGTGTCCGAGGGCGCCCGGGCCGAGGCGACGGCGGCGATCGCCGACGGCGAGATACCGGGGCAGGACGAGATCGTCCATTCCGACAACATCGAGCACCTGACGAACATCCCCAAGGACGCCTTGCCGGGCACCAACTCGGACCTCGCCTTCCAGGGCAAGTACGCCTTCTCCGGCAACTACGACGGCTTCCGCGTCTTCGACATCAGCAACCCGAAGTCGCCCAAGACCATCGCCCAGGTGCTCTGCCCCGGCTCGCAGAACGACATCTCCGTCTCGGGCGACCTGCTCTTCCTGTCCACCGACTCCTCGCGCAGCGACAGCAGTTGCAACAGCACCACGCAGCCGGTGACCGAGAAGTCCTCCTGGGAGGGCATGAAGGTCTTCGACATCAGCGACAAGGCGAACCCGAAGTACGTCGCCGCCGTCGAGACCGCCTGCGGCTCGCACACCCACACCCTGGTGCCCGAACGCAAGAACGTCTACATCTACGTCTCCTCGTACTCGCCGAACGCCGCCTACCCGGACTGCCAGCCCCCGCACGACGGCATCTCGGTCATCAAGGTGCCGCGCAAGACGCCGGAGAAGGCCGCGATCGTGAGCTTCCCCGTGCTGTTCCCGGGGGAGGGCCCGGACGGCGGCGGCAACCCGGGCTCGCCCACCAACCCCGGGGTCTCCAAGACGACCGGCTGCCACGACATCACGGTCCTGCCCTCCAAGGACCTGGCGGCGGGCGCCTGCATGGGTGACGGCATCCTGTTCTCCATCAAGGACCCGGAGCACCCGAAGGTCATCGACCAGGTCCAGGACAACGTGAACTTCGCGTTCTGGCACTCGGCGACCTTCAACCAGAAGGCGAACAAGGTCGTGTTCACCGACGAGCTCGGCGGCGGCGGTGCGGCCACGTGCAACGCGGCGATCGGGCCGGACAAGGGCGCCGACGGCATCTACGACATCGTCGGCAAGGGCGACAGGCGCAAGCTGGTCTTCCGCAGCTACTACAAGATCCCCCGCCACCAGGCGGACACCGAGAACTGTGTGGCCCACAACGGCTCGCTGATCCCGGTCAAGGGCAAGGACATCATGGTCCAGGCCTGGTACCAGGGCGGAGTCTCGGTCTGGGACTTCACCGACTCGTCGAAGCCGAAGGAGATCGCCTACTTCGAGCGCGGTCCGCTCGACACCCAGGTGCTGAGGGGCGGCGGCTCCTGGTCGGCGTACTACTACAACGGCTACATCTACTCGAACGACATCGCCAAGGGCTTCGACGTGCTGAAGCTCAGCGACCGGCGCACCGACCCGGCCAAGCGGGTCCGTGTCCACGAGCTCAACGTCCAGACCCAGCCGGACTACTTCGACTGA
- a CDS encoding PaaX family transcriptional regulator C-terminal domain-containing protein produces the protein MRMNVTAQPDEVDLPPLSARSVVLSLLLGTHPPEMAAKDLVRGVEPFGVGGSTVRAALSRMVAAGDLRRTDGVYRLSDRLLERQRRQDDAVHPDTRAWHGDWEMAVITATGRGPAERAELRGRLSALRLAELREGVWLRPANLGRPWPADLGGVLQHFTAHPDPSAPDLAAGLWPLDAWARTARVLLAHVEWTQRPADRFTALAAVVRHLLADPVLPAGLLPADWPGPALRTAYGHHQRELVATVSGAGA, from the coding sequence ATGCGGATGAACGTGACGGCGCAGCCCGACGAGGTCGACCTGCCTCCGCTGTCCGCGCGGTCGGTGGTCCTGAGTCTGCTGCTGGGCACGCACCCGCCCGAGATGGCGGCGAAGGACCTGGTGCGTGGGGTGGAGCCGTTCGGTGTCGGTGGATCGACGGTGCGGGCCGCGCTCAGCCGGATGGTGGCGGCGGGCGACCTGCGGCGGACGGACGGCGTCTACCGGCTCAGCGACCGGCTGCTGGAGCGCCAGCGCCGCCAGGACGACGCCGTGCACCCGGACACGCGCGCGTGGCACGGCGATTGGGAGATGGCCGTCATCACCGCGACCGGTCGCGGCCCCGCCGAGCGCGCCGAACTGCGCGGCCGGTTGAGCGCCCTCCGGCTCGCCGAGCTCCGTGAGGGGGTCTGGCTGCGGCCCGCCAATCTGGGCCGGCCCTGGCCCGCGGATCTCGGCGGCGTGCTCCAGCACTTCACCGCCCACCCCGACCCGTCCGCCCCTGACCTGGCCGCCGGGCTGTGGCCGCTCGACGCTTGGGCGCGGACGGCCCGGGTCCTGCTGGCCCATGTCGAGTGGACCCAGCGGCCCGCGGACCGCTTCACGGCCCTCGCGGCGGTCGTACGGCATCTCCTCGCCGACCCGGTGCTGCCGGCCGGGCTCCTTCCCGCCGACTGGCCGGGACCGGCCCTGCGCACCGCCTACGGTCACCACCAACGGGAGCTCGTCGCCACGGTGTCGGGGGCGGGCGCATAG
- a CDS encoding FAD-dependent oxidoreductase, with amino-acid sequence MLRVAVVGSGPSGVYTAQSLVQQDPEVLVDVLDRLPCPYGLVRYGVAPDHEKIKSLQNNLRAVLEHERVRFLGGIRVGTGGMSASRLRELYHAVVYCVGAATDRHLGVPGEELPGSWSATEFVSWYSAHPDTVADGFLRNVRSAVVVGVGNVAVDVTRILARQTAELSPTDMPQAALTALAASEVAEIHMVGRRGPSQARFTTKELRELAGLPDTEVVVDEAELALDPAYGDPSALPAAQRRNVEVLRGWAAAAPARGTRRRIRLRFFLRPVELLADKGRLGAVRFERTAPDTHGGVTGTGRYEDIEAQLVLRSVGYRGVPLEGLPFDPERGTVPHLAGRVLREGVVAPGEYVAGWIKRGPTGVIGTNRPCAKETATSLLEDGPVLVRRELPGDPLELLRAAGAEPVEWAGWLAIERAEAALGASLGRGVVKLPDWAALWTAASPPGIGVQDTQQQHR; translated from the coding sequence GTGCTGCGTGTCGCCGTCGTCGGCTCAGGGCCGAGTGGGGTCTACACCGCCCAGAGTCTGGTCCAGCAGGACCCCGAGGTGCTCGTCGACGTCCTGGACCGGCTGCCGTGCCCCTACGGGCTGGTGCGGTACGGCGTCGCTCCGGACCACGAGAAGATCAAGTCACTCCAGAACAATCTGCGCGCGGTGCTCGAGCACGAGCGGGTGCGCTTCCTCGGCGGGATCCGGGTCGGGACGGGCGGGATGTCGGCGTCCCGGCTGCGCGAGCTGTACCACGCGGTCGTGTACTGCGTGGGCGCCGCGACGGACCGGCACCTCGGTGTGCCCGGCGAGGAGCTGCCGGGCAGCTGGTCGGCGACGGAGTTCGTGTCCTGGTACAGCGCGCACCCGGACACGGTCGCCGACGGGTTCCTGCGGAACGTCCGCTCGGCGGTGGTGGTGGGAGTGGGGAACGTGGCGGTGGACGTCACCCGGATCCTGGCCCGGCAGACGGCCGAGCTCAGCCCGACCGACATGCCCCAGGCGGCGCTGACCGCGCTGGCGGCGAGCGAGGTCGCCGAGATCCACATGGTGGGGCGGCGCGGCCCGTCCCAGGCCCGCTTCACCACCAAGGAGCTGCGCGAGCTGGCCGGCCTGCCGGACACCGAGGTGGTCGTGGACGAGGCCGAGCTGGCGCTGGACCCGGCGTACGGCGACCCCTCCGCGCTGCCGGCGGCGCAGCGGCGCAACGTGGAGGTGCTGCGCGGCTGGGCGGCGGCCGCGCCGGCCCGCGGCACCCGGCGGCGGATCCGGCTCCGGTTCTTCCTGCGACCCGTCGAACTGCTCGCCGACAAAGGCCGGTTGGGCGCGGTGCGCTTCGAGCGGACCGCGCCGGACACGCACGGCGGGGTGACCGGCACCGGACGGTACGAGGACATCGAGGCGCAGTTGGTGCTGCGGTCGGTGGGCTATCGCGGGGTGCCGCTGGAGGGGTTGCCGTTCGATCCGGAGCGGGGCACGGTGCCGCATCTCGCGGGGCGGGTCCTGCGCGAGGGGGTGGTGGCACCGGGCGAGTACGTGGCGGGCTGGATCAAGCGGGGTCCCACGGGGGTCATCGGCACCAACCGGCCGTGCGCGAAGGAGACGGCGACGTCCCTGCTGGAGGACGGCCCCGTCCTCGTAAGGCGGGAGCTGCCCGGCGATCCGCTCGAGCTGCTGCGGGCCGCCGGGGCCGAACCCGTCGAATGGGCCGGATGGCTGGCGATCGAGCGGGCCGAGGCGGCGCTGGGCGCCTCACTGGGGCGGGGTGTGGTGAAGCTGCCGGACTGGGCGGCGCTGTGGACGGCGGCGAGTCCCCCCGGGATCGGTGTACAGGACACACAGCAGCAACACCGGTGA
- a CDS encoding extracellular catalytic domain type 1 short-chain-length polyhydroxyalkanoate depolymerase: protein MLLLLTAALLTAPAASARPQAAAPVPAATLTEVTGFGANPSNLQMYVYAPATVTAHPPVLVAVHWCGGSGPAMYSGTEYSQLADQYGFVIVYPSVTRSSKCFDVSSPQALKRGGGSDPVGVKSMIDWVTAAYAADTSRVYATGISSGAMMTNVLLGDYPDVFAAGSAFSGVPFGCFATTDGSEWNSACSGGTVIHTAQEWGDLVRAAYPGYTGSRPRMQVWHGTEDDVLRYPNFGEEIKQWTNVRGVSQTPAGTDSPVSGWTRTRYGGTGDQAPVEAVSLQGVGHNLYAWGMAARVITFFGLDAGGPAPQPGGCRVTATTNAWNTGLTASVTLTNTGTTTVDGWQLGFTLPSGQTITNGWGATYAPASGAVTATNATYNGTLAPNASVTIGYQANHTGNSAAPGAFTLNGATCGAS from the coding sequence TTGCTGCTCCTGCTCACCGCCGCTCTCCTCACCGCTCCCGCCGCCTCCGCCCGCCCACAGGCCGCCGCGCCGGTCCCGGCGGCCACCCTCACCGAGGTCACCGGCTTCGGTGCCAACCCCAGCAATCTCCAGATGTACGTCTACGCACCGGCCACCGTCACCGCTCACCCGCCGGTGCTCGTCGCCGTGCACTGGTGCGGCGGCTCCGGGCCCGCGATGTACTCCGGCACCGAGTACTCCCAACTCGCCGACCAGTACGGGTTCGTGATCGTCTACCCGTCCGTCACCCGCAGCAGCAAGTGCTTCGACGTCTCCTCGCCCCAGGCGCTCAAGCGCGGCGGCGGCAGCGACCCGGTCGGCGTCAAGTCGATGATCGACTGGGTGACCGCCGCGTACGCGGCCGACACCAGTCGCGTCTACGCCACCGGTATCTCCTCCGGGGCGATGATGACCAACGTCCTGCTCGGCGACTACCCCGACGTGTTCGCCGCCGGATCCGCCTTCTCCGGGGTGCCCTTCGGCTGCTTCGCCACCACCGACGGCTCCGAGTGGAACAGCGCCTGCTCCGGCGGCACCGTGATCCACACCGCGCAGGAGTGGGGCGACCTCGTTCGCGCCGCCTACCCCGGCTACACCGGGTCCCGGCCGCGTATGCAGGTGTGGCACGGCACCGAGGACGACGTGCTGCGCTACCCCAACTTCGGTGAGGAGATCAAGCAGTGGACCAATGTGCGGGGCGTGAGCCAGACCCCGGCCGGCACCGACTCGCCCGTCTCGGGCTGGACCCGCACCCGGTACGGCGGCACGGGTGACCAGGCTCCCGTGGAGGCCGTCAGCCTCCAGGGCGTCGGCCACAACCTGTACGCCTGGGGTATGGCCGCCCGCGTGATCACCTTCTTCGGCCTGGACGCCGGCGGCCCCGCCCCCCAGCCCGGCGGCTGCCGGGTGACCGCGACGACCAACGCCTGGAACACCGGCCTGACCGCCTCCGTGACCCTGACCAACACCGGCACCACCACGGTCGACGGCTGGCAGCTCGGCTTCACCCTGCCCTCCGGCCAGACCATCACCAACGGCTGGGGCGCCACCTACGCACCGGCCTCCGGAGCGGTGACGGCGACCAACGCCACGTACAACGGCACGCTCGCCCCCAACGCGAGCGTCACCATCGGCTACCAGGCGAACCACACCGGCAACAGTGCGGCGCCCGGCGCCTTCACGCTCAACGGAGCCACCTGCGGCGCGAGTTGA
- a CDS encoding pectate lyase: MTSPALPRRRRSLTGALAALALSVGMIMTTGALTPAHAATWPSATGSQGVSSTIAVSGTKDYGMIRLYGTGDLGSGSQDEDQGPILELAAGAVLKNVIIGAPAADGIHCKGTCTLQNVWWEDVGEDAATFRGSSSSNVYTVSGGGARSASDKVFQFNGAGTLNVSNFAVQTFGTFVRSCGNCSTQYKRTINLNTIEATYSGSKLVGINTNYGDSATLKKITIVGDSSKKIIPCQKYIGNNTGAEPTTNGTSADGTYCKYASSDITYK; encoded by the coding sequence ATGACTTCACCAGCACTGCCGCGCCGAAGGCGCTCCCTGACGGGCGCACTCGCCGCCCTCGCACTTTCCGTTGGCATGATCATGACCACCGGGGCGCTGACTCCGGCGCACGCCGCCACCTGGCCCAGCGCGACCGGCAGCCAGGGGGTCTCCTCCACCATCGCGGTGTCCGGCACCAAGGACTACGGGATGATCCGCCTCTACGGCACCGGTGATCTGGGCAGCGGCAGCCAGGACGAGGACCAGGGGCCGATCCTGGAACTGGCCGCCGGCGCGGTGCTCAAGAACGTCATCATCGGCGCCCCCGCCGCCGACGGCATCCACTGCAAGGGCACCTGCACGCTTCAGAACGTCTGGTGGGAGGACGTCGGCGAGGACGCGGCGACCTTCCGCGGCTCCTCGTCGTCCAACGTGTACACCGTCTCGGGCGGCGGCGCGCGGTCGGCCAGCGACAAGGTGTTCCAGTTCAACGGCGCCGGCACGCTGAACGTCTCCAACTTCGCGGTGCAGACCTTCGGCACCTTCGTGCGCTCCTGCGGCAACTGCTCGACGCAGTACAAGCGGACGATCAACCTCAACACCATCGAGGCGACCTACTCGGGCAGCAAGCTCGTCGGCATCAACACCAACTACGGCGACAGCGCGACCCTGAAGAAGATCACGATCGTCGGGGACAGCAGCAAGAAGATCATCCCGTGCCAGAAGTACATCGGCAACAACACGGGGGCCGAGCCGACCACCAACGGCACCAGCGCGGACGGGACTTACTGCAAGTACGCGTCGTCCGACATCACCTACAAGTAG